A genome region from Chiroxiphia lanceolata isolate bChiLan1 chromosome 5, bChiLan1.pri, whole genome shotgun sequence includes the following:
- the MANSC4 gene encoding MANSC domain-containing protein 4: protein MVLLVAVAEVLLVLGLAVESHSLCSPTIFYKNCWIRRFPGLLLDLQESQRRGARMLKVYAEVSPQQCSRTCCLLKNVSCNLAVFYHGAIHENRNCLHMSCPALENCILKAGINVILYNITTGIDPDLLIFEKLTSKEPNIHSSLSEYERQNSTKTTEGERCQQHNATSSSPLLQAPASTTSHGLTLNTYTSSTSLMVQKNKVTTYSRAETFPTDDQFAKRTSTTSVSTRQATSSDKETEHPTLTSGSADGVSHMPTPPRLNSSKQHLNETKGYSGRNSTSENEAPAWEVSALGVWLIPVVLCSSLLCLCCCTVALTTGRCSSRRGQYKPVRRRTKMSRQFIKYTTVKSNL, encoded by the exons ATGGTTCTGCTGGTGGCAGTAGCAGAAGTGCTGTTGGTGCTGGGTTTGGCTGTGGAGTCCCACTCACTCTGCTCACCCACCATCTTTTACAAGAACTGCTGGATCCGACGCTTCCCAGGCCTTCTGCTTGACCTGCAGGAATCACAGAGGAGGGGAGCCCGCATGCTGAAGGTTTATGCAGAAGTCTCACCCCAACAGTGCAGCAGAACCTGCTGCCTTCTGAAGAATG TTTCCTGCAACCTAGCAGTGTTCTACCATGGAGCCATCCACGAGAATAGGAATTGCCTGCACATGTCTTGCCCAGCATTGGAAAACTGCATCCTGAAGGCTGGAATCAATGTCATTTTGTACAACATCACAACAG GGATTGATCCAGATcttcttatttttgaaaaactgaCATCCAAAGAGCCAAATATTCACTCCTCACTGAGTGAATACGAAAGGCAGAATAGCACAAAGACCACCGAGGGGGAAAGATGCCAACAGCACAATGCCACATCAAGTTCTCCTCTGCTCCAAGCTCCAGCCTCTACCACGAGCCATGGCTTGACATTAAACACTTACACCTCCAGCACAAGCCTCATGGTCCAAAAAAACAAAGTTACTACTTATTCCAGGGCAGAAACTTTTCCAACAGATGACCAATTTGCTAAGAGGACAAGCACAACTTCAGTAAGCACCAGGCAAGCCACCAGCTCAGACAAGGAGACCGAGCACCCAACTTTGACATCCGGGTCTGCCGATGGAGTATCCCACATGCCCACTCCTCCTCGtctgaacagcagcaaacaaCACCTGAATGAAACCAAAGGCTACAGTGGTAGGAATTCTACTTCGGAAAATGAGGCACCTGCTTGGGAAGTGTCAGCTTTGGGAGTCTGGTTGATTCCTGTTGTTCTTtgctcttctctcctctgcctgtgctgttgCACTGTTGCTCTCACGACAGGgcgctgcagcagcaggagaggtcAATATAAGCCCGTaaggagaagaacaaaaatgtCAAGACAATTCATAAAATATACTACTGTCAAAAGTAATTTGTAA